From Mauremys mutica isolate MM-2020 ecotype Southern chromosome 15, ASM2049712v1, whole genome shotgun sequence, one genomic window encodes:
- the LOC123349732 gene encoding transforming growth factor beta-1 proprotein-like produces MGPLFLFLLALARPWASQALSTCKTIDMELVKRKRIEAIRGQILSKLRLDSPPQVEGGDAALLRLPEEVMSLYNSTRDMARDMARQQEAAKPRESPQDEYYAKEVHKFSMLPVKDASYAPWEKTSQSTFFLFNASQVRAQISSEALLHRAELRMLQKPGTEQRVELYQHYGNGSWRYLDSRAVGRAPEEDWLAFDVTEVVRQWLSGQEVLEIFKLRVHCSCEDPCEELKVIIDGFDKKRGDLGTVSSTAQKLPYVLVMSTPLERASHLQSSRRRRALDTDYCFGAEEKNCCVRPLFIDFRKDLQWKWIHEPKGYMANFCMGPCPYIWSSDTQYSKVLALYNQHNPGASAAPCCVPQALAPLPIVYYVGRKPKVEQLSNMIVSSCKCS; encoded by the exons ATGGGGCCGCTCTTCCTCTTCCTGCTCGCCCTGGCGCGGCCCTGGGCGAGCCAGGCCCTGTCCACCTGCAAGACCATCGACATGGAGCTGGTGAAGCGGAAGCGGATCGAGGCGATTCGCGGGCAGATCCTCAGCAAGCTGCGGCTGGACAGCCCGCCCCAGGTGGAGGGGGGGGACGCCGCCCTGCTCCGCCTGCCCGAGGAGGTGATGTCGCTCTACAACAGCACCCGCGACATGGCGCGGGACATGGCCCGCCAGCAGGAGGCGGCGAAGCCGCGCGAGAGCCCCCAGGACGAGTACTACGCCAAGGAGGTGCACAAGTTCTCCATGCTGCCGGTGAAGGACG ccagctaCGCGCCCTGGGAGAAGACCAGCCAAAGCACCTTCTTCCTGTTCAACGCCTCGCAGGTGCGGGCGCAGATCAGCAGCGAGGCCCTGCTGCACCGGGCCGAGCTGCGCATGCTGCAGAAGCCGGGCACGGAGCAGCGGGTGGAGCTGTACCAG CACTACGGGAACGGGTCCTGGCGCTACCTGGACAGTCGCGCCGTGGGGCGGGCGCCGGAGGAGGACTGGTTGGCCTTCGACGTCACCGAAGTGGTTCGCCAGTGGCTGAGTGGCCAAG AGGTTCTGGAGATCTTTAAACTCCGCGTTCACTGCTCCTGTGAGGACCCCTGTGAGGAACTGAAAGTGATCATAGACG GCTTCGACAAGAAGCGAGGGGACCTGGGCACCGTCTCCTCCACGGCCCAGAAGCTGCCGTATGTGCTGGTGATGTCCACGCCCCTGGAGCGCGCCAGCCACCTGCAGAGCTCGCGCCGTCGCCGGGCACTGGACACCGACTACTGCTTTGG GGCGGAGGAGAAGAATTGCTGCGTGCGACCCCTCTTCATCGACTTCCGCAAGGACCTGCAGTGGAAGTGGATCCACGAGCCCAAGGGCTACATGGCCAACTTCTGCATGGGCCCCTGCCCCTACATCTGGAGCTCCGACACCCAGTACAGCAAG GTCCTGGCCTTGTACAACCAGCACAACCCGGGCGCCTCGGCTGCGCCCTGCTGCGTCCCCCAGGCCCTGGCGCCTCTGCCCATCGTCTACTACGTGGGGCGCAAGCCCAAGGTGGAGCAGCTCTCCAACATGATCGTCAGCTCCTGCAAGTGCAGCTGA